The Pieris brassicae chromosome 3, ilPieBrab1.1, whole genome shotgun sequence genome contains the following window.
GGGAAGTGTGTTACCTCTAGCCAGATTACTTACTCCCATTTGTCCTACACTAGCGATGTAACACCTGTACCAATGGTTACAatgtttaaaagtattaaaagatAGATATCATAGGTAAATAATTAGGAGtcataagtttttttacaatatggaCTCAAGGTACTCAAGGAAACCATGGTCCTACCATGGTTTCCTCCCTAGTCCATATTCCATAGATGAAAAATATGGCGATTTGCGAATGGGTACGGAGGGGTGCGAGGTAAGGGGGTGACCTGTGTCTGCCGGCCGGCCGGCGACCGGCATGGTGTGCCAACTTAACGCAACAACACACCTGCGAACAAAATCAtccaaaaatatcaatatattaatagcACTCTAAATTTTTGACAAGTATTTGATTACCACTAGCataatagttaaattaaaaagtaaaatgttttaaaaattggctATGGTATTTGGTAAAATGAAGATAAGAGAAGTAAATCGATCTTTTTCTGGTATGTTGGTACAACTGTTTGCTGCGACGCAGGCGGAAATCGGTCAATGTTTAGACGTGGGATTGTTCAGTATCGATAtcgataataaaatatatattttaagcacCGCACTTGTTTCttgaaaaatgtttcatttggGTAAAACTTATTGTGTACCAGGATTGGTGCCATTCGATTGGTGATAAAAAGTCTTattctgtatattatattaaaggaTGAATCatagctttttattattaaaattcgtttaaatattagtaTCTACATAGATGTAATAGTAATTTagtaatctatataaaaaataaatatatattttactctaatacatataattaggATTTATAAGTCAAGTATTGAATCGTTAAAGATAAcgcctataaatatatatctgattaaaataaacacatgtATTCTGGATGCTTATTTCCCTTGTAAAATTAAAcctatatattctatttaaaaccaAGTCTATATTcgaaaaatcaattattttaaacagttgtaatatcatatattttattaagtgatAATGTAATATGAAATCGTGATACGGTTTACGCGGGTAAATACTACACCTTAATTCATTAGtgcatacatttaatatattaaatagttgAATCCatgaattttaaagaaatattaagctTATTTAAATCGAAAGTAACACAGGGAAGATGACGCATTGCGACAAATCTTATCGATATTTAAGTGCGCAGCGGGCAGCACTATTCTATAGGCTGCTTTCGTGGCTCGCACGAAACGGTACGTTCAACATTATTCTTCAAGCACACACCAAAGTACGTGGTGCGCGCGGAGCAGATTTTTAGTGTTTTAAGTAACTTATAGTTcacaaatttcataaatatgaGGGAAATCGTGCATATTCAGGCTGGTCAGTGCGGTAACCAAATCGGTGCTAAGGTAAGCTTTCTTTCtaaattttgaatatggaaTGTCTTGAGGATGCGGCCGGCATTTTGTGACGCCATGGTTCTATATCACACCTTTTGATTTTGGAAGCAGAAAGTTATTTCACAATTGCGTTTAATTAGATATCtgaattaaactaatattttgtgTAAGTTTCATGTTTTAGTAATTTAGTTAGTGGCATGACTACTCGTCATGACTTTTTTTACTTACACCACACCTAGTttctattgattttaattgagGTCGCAACCACGTGTTGTATTGCAATTTGTCGGTTTCGTACCCAAGATTTATATCCCTTGGATCCTGTCGAagcaatgatttttaaaaataggcatcgactttacaaataattaacgtTCATAATATCCATTAACGGTCATCTATAAAATGCATCTGCCAGTTCTTTTGGCgtaaattgcatttttatactttaatgtACCTATTAAACACTCTGCAGCTGTCGTAGCCGTTAAAAAACcgttgaataataataatatgtatatgacAGCCGTTACGACCCAAGGTTAGCGTCCTGATAAAGGGCGACCAATCACAACCCAAGTTAGacgattaaaatttttaacatCTTTGCAATGCTTTTATGCTTtggtagaaaaaatattaaaaaaagcgaTTTCATTGTATCGCATTAATGGAGCCCTAGGTTTATTATTTAGCTgatagttaataaattatagatgtTTCTAATTCCATTTAATGTGTCCTAAAACTGCAAGGATTGTTGGGTATTCCTTTGAAACGCTTAAAATCGGTAAAAGTCGATTTAAGAAGAGTGTCCCGGAAGTATGCGCATGCTCGTTCGTTCACCccaatatagtttaaaataactcTAAAGTAGGTGTTTATGAAAGCTTTTCATCTTTCACTGGCAGTAAAGTTCCAAAGGTTCCGGGTCTTacgaaatttgtatttttagaaGACTGTCATAGCAGAGtacaacaaatataaacaaagacaTAAATATGACACAAGTAATatcatttttgtatacaatctAAACTAATCGcaaaaatattgtagtttCGTTTTAATAGAATGTTGCTTGCACAagaaatttactatattacaTCATGTATATTTAAAGGTGCCTAATTAATTTGTCTTGTAAATCGTAATCTTCCATGTCTTAaggaaaaaagttaaaatctaAATGATTTAGCAGAAaggaatttaatataacagcaagtaaaaacattacttgagacttaaaataatacaaaaattactacCATTGTGATGTATTTTTGTACAACGCAAATAAAGAGTATTAATGACTTCACTGCTGCTACAAGAGCTTGAGCACTATTTAATAACGTAATGGTATatcaattatacataaaatgttaatttttagttGTCAGACTGGGTTTAAGATCTAGTACCAATGTATGAATATTTCTTTTGAAACTGTTATGCATTGCATTaaactgtattttaattaaatctgcTCACGATTGAGTTGCGTCCGACGTACGTCAATTCATAAAGGTTTTCCATTTGAGGCAGTAGTTAGTATAATTAACTATTCTAATGTAGtcagttatttaattaataaaaattataatataaattttctattgtttCTGATGACAATAATCTTGATatcaaagtaaataataatagtataattgcaaattattctacttacaaaacaatatttggtAGTGtagtaagtataaaaataaatgtaaagtgTGAGAActgcttataaataattaactataagATAAAATCAGTTATCAAATATCATCTTTATTCTgacacatttattactttaatctttaaatcATGATTAAATGGTTGAATCAAGTTTCTAAGAAGTAATTGCCGATGTTGGTATTTATTATGAGTAACCAATACCTTTATTGCAAAACCAATCAACTTGTTGGTATTCAAAGCAACCATTTCTAGATAGtcatgttataaaatttaaaattatgtaaataattgtaagtttttaatatactactttatgtatacatagcttcaatccgttcaaaaagtgtttttctttatttgtaaaagctatgttaacaaaagacaatactaagtttAAACTTGCCAAATCGCAtagtactaataaatattaaacacaaaaaacgaaaaatatttaattgtccaACCTCCTAAGAAAGCCAACCAAAgcatttgtatttgtttagcTATTCGTCCCCTTGGTGACTTTAAGTGACCATTTCTCATGTCGCCGCCCTTTTGTAAGCTAACGAAGTCTGCTTGCTCTGCAACCCAAAAAAACTTCACTATAAATAATTAGCAAGTTATTAATCTTATTTCATTTCTCTTTTACAGTTCTGGGAGATTATCTCTGATGAACACGGCATCGACCCCACTGGTGCCTACCACGGAGACTCAGACCTGCAACTAGAACGCATCAATGTATATTACAATGAAGCTTCTGGGGGCAAGTATGTGCCCCGCGCCATCCTTGTCGACCTCGAGCCTGGCACCATGGACTCTGTCCGTTCTGGACCTTTTGGACAAATCTTTAGACCTGACAATTTTGTATTTGGACAGTCTGGTGCAGGAAACAACTGGGCAAAGGGACATTACACAGAGGGCGCGGAGCTCGTAGATTCAGTTTTAGATGTAGTACGAAAAGAAGCAGAATCTTGTGATTGTCTCCAAGGTTTCCAACTCACACACTCCCTCGGTGGTGGTACCGGCTCTGGTATGGGTACCCTACTTATCTCCAAAATCAGAGAAGAATATCCTGACAGAATCATGAACACATACTCAGTAGTACCATCACCTAAAGTATCAGATACAGTAGTAGAACCTTACAATGCCACATTATCAGTCCACCAACTTGTAGAAAACACAGATGAGACCTACTGTATTGACAACGAAGCTCTCTATGATATCTGCTTCCGCACGCTTAAACTCTCGACGCCCACGTACGGCGACCTCAACCACCTCGTGTCGCTCACGATGTCCGGTGTTACCACTTGCTTGCGGTTCCCAGGTCAGCTGAATGCGGATCTCCGCAAGCTGGCTGTGAACATGGTTCCCTTCCCTCGTCTCCACTTCTTCATGCCCGGCTTTGCACCACTCACGTCACGCGGCAGCCAGCAATACAGAGCCCTCACCGTACCCGAGCTGACCCAACAGATGTTCGATGCCAAGAACATGATGGCCGCATGCGACCCGCGACACGGCCGCTACCTCACAGTCGCCGCCATCTTCCGTGGTCGCATGTCCATGAAGGAGGTTGACGAGCAAATGCTTAACATTCAAAACAAGAACTCGTCCTACTTCGTAGAATGGATCCCCAACAACGTTAAGACTGCCGTATGTGACATCCCACCACGTGGTCTCAAGATGGCCGCCACTTTCATCGGAAACTCCACTGCCATTCAAGAGCTGTTCAAGCGTATCTCGGAGCAGTTCACCGCTATGTTCAGACGTAAGGCTTTCTTGCATTGGTACACTGGCGAGGGTATGGACGAGATGGAGTTCACTGAGGCTGAGAGCAACATGAACGACTTGGTCTCAGAGTACCAACAGTACCAGGAAGCCACCGCCGACGAGGACGCCGAGTTCGACGAGGAACAAGAGCAGGAGATCGAGGAGAACTAAACCAAACCCCATTCTAACTCACCACCCTGTTTAACGTTCTTAATCAGTTGCATGCTTTAGGTTTTGTATATGTTGATGAATATGTTGATAGCATAACATTCCCAGCGCATGGGAGGGCGCTCATCGTGTTTATAGCCAACTATAATCTACTGGTGACGCCCCCTCTCGGACCGGTGCTCACTCTAAAGTTGACACAAAAGTAAGATCTTTTGTTTGATAAGGCTGAACTTTGATTTAATTtctaagttaattttttatctttgtaaCCAGTGTGATTGAGTTTatgttggctttttgtaaATGAAAGTTTAATATTGTCGTACAATTTTTCGATAttgatcaatatttttaattgttccaACTGgtgattaataaattacatcattttactcatttgttttatttatgaccTGAACATGTAACTTTACAATTACCatgtaattttgaaaaaaaaagtaaaattttatgtataatatatctCATTTAAAAGCAACTTAAATAACAATGCGTAATTTGATTACTAGGTAAAATACCTAaggaaaaaaagaaaatagccGTCCTGTTGGGTCTTTTGACAGTAAtcctatataatttatttatttgcctaTCAGTATTTCTACAGTTAAACAGTATCCAagcaattacattatacactaGAGCTAAAAACtgaatacacattcaaacaaaCAGCACAGTTAACAACTATTACCtacctatttaaaataaaaagctataTTTACAGTAAATTCTAAGATGCAttgatcattattatatacatttaataaaaaggaatAAAGCTatcataaatgattttttttaaaattacattgaatatatctatttgctggtaatttgtattatatctGAGGGTGTACGAAGTTTATCTTGTACTGTATGAAGAAGGGGTGTAAAATAGTAAAAGCGACAGTTTCAGgacagtttttaattaaaccgtTGCAAATAACGTGTAGAAACAGGTCGTATTATTTACGACCTACATTCCAAGGATTTAATACCAAAGTACTTGCAGGAATATATATTCCGGTAGCTACCATACTTCCCGAAATCCTTAAAACTTAAgctttttgttattgttattgattaatagagaacattaaaaaaagccaATCTACAAGAAATACATTGGCTTCTGGCATGAAATTGGGGACATAACAGTGCATGGATATTCTAGTGTGCTCCTAAAAAAAGCAAAGTAGGCATTATATGcaatttatattcttaaacttgatttttagaaatattttttgtcatctGCAAACAAGATATTCTGAATACTTGAAAGAacattttatatcatatagaTAAGCAACAAAGGACCTAGTATAGACCCTTGAGGTACACCAAATAGCACATTTATAAATGTGCTCTTATTAGTACATTAGTACCGTCCGCCTTCTATTATCACATACGACTTGATCCATCTGTTTAGATCACGGATTTCTAGCGCTAATAGCTCATGTAGTAGAATGACATGATCGACCCGATCGAAAGCTTTTTTGAAAGTCCGTATAGATAGCATCAATTTGTCTATTCCCTTTAATATGTTCTAGGTAAAAAAAGGTCACGTTGCTGAAAGTTGAACGATTTCTGGTAAAAACCATGCTGCTACTGTGGTAATTTTATAAGGATAAGAGaactaaacatattattaactaatttttcaaattatttgccAAACGAATTTGGAATCGAAATTTGTCGAAAAATGTTCTAGTTTAAGTCTGGCTCCATTTTTGTGGAGCGGAACAATGTGCTGGGaaactacaaaatatatatgccattgattaaatatatttgtcaaaGGTTTGCGAGTTGTCTATAGCATTTTTGTAGGAAAATTGAAGGTATTCCATCACTCCCTGAGcctttattgatatttaaagattttaactCTATACAGACTTCATCCTCGGTCAGTATAACTTGGTTACGTATCATAGGATTCAGTTAGGAGttgaatattgtaattatcaACTGggataatcaaaaataaattatagtagtattataatttaatttcataagtTTTGTATAAGGACTAGTTCCGAACCACTACTGGACTAGCAACtctttatgatttttttcactaaatgttttattacccGGAGCTTGAAACTAAACCTTTGATAGACGTGACCTACTAGCGCCTAACGAATTTAAACGGGCAAATCACGCTGTCACGCTGTAAGGGCTACGCCTGTTGCATACATTTTCTCTCAggccctgttctataaaatagcaattttttttattaaataaattatccacCGTCCACGAAATTACTTCGCTAGCACTTGGGTCTTATAATATTTGAGTTTAAAATGGTTCCTACATGTGGGAGCATCCGCTGGTCATAGTCGTGGCTTTCTAGGACCACAACAGAGTTGTTGTATCATTAtgacttttttaaaacaaatttgagtTTACACTTTATAGCCGTGGCGGGGCTTTCACGCCACACCTAAGAATTAAGATTCAAATACctgtgttaaatattaatctttCCGTTATTCAAGGAAGCAATAACGTGTGCTGAATGCAAATGAAATTGCAGTATTTTGCATACTACGTACCTTGCTTTTACTTCAGTTTCGCAACCAATATACATTAGTATTTGTACGTGAagaactaattttaataacatgatAAAGGTACCTACTGCCTTTGtcatgttaattatataaaactaaaataactttttagtgACCGGTGAAATAAAAGTCAACCGAAAAAATCTAAGACAACGGAATAGTGCCTCATCTGTGGAGTAACTATTGTCGTCCATTAATGTAAAGTAATaggtaatattaaaacaatttaaatttatggtaaaagaaaatatagagtaaaattTTGCTTAGTGAAAAAAATACCTCTCAATATACAGCTGACGAAGCATATATCAGAATTGCTTGGTCTACATTTTATACCAACGACACTTCAGACTTAGAAATAAGGTCAACAACACTTTGAAtatgaaaaacataattttcaaGCAAAACTTATCGTTCGAGAAATTGATAATTGCGACTTCGTatccataaaataataacttatagttatttctaGGACATCCCACAAAAAACGATGATGGGGTtctaatctaaatataaaattaacttatctacttatgaacgttagtaaaaaaatattagttctacatttatatttactgccagttctcaaattaagAGCGTAGGAAAACGAGAAGAACTGACAATAAACACTCCGTCACTCTTATTAATCGCCAATATTGCAGGGGGCAAACATTACATCATGCTTCTCATCACATACTAGAGcagttaattattgtaattaaatacaaaataatcaataaattcaCCATTATATGCACCGCACGCAAGCATCTATGTATAGAGGATATCAAGTATGTATTAATGTACACTACTTCAAGTCCGACCATTCACCTCAAGTATATCTGTTCGAGTACGAAGTTAGCCATCGGCCCACAAGTGGCGTCCACAAGCAATGCAATTTAAGTGAGCACGAACTGTATAGTTggtaacataaatataaaatatcacatgGATCACGGTTTGCTTACACCTTGCATTAGTTAATTGAGTAGTCGCAGAAGGTAATTGAGTTGACGATTCTGGAAAAGCAGCCAGGAGATTCAGCCGTGTTACCTATTTTCCAACATACACATTAATCAACATATATTGATGAACTGAACGCTGGAGCGAGTCACAACATACGGTAGACTTTAGCAAGCAGATTCTTTTCAACgagattaaaatttattaattgacaAACCGTACGCTAGGGATTTTACTAAAAACCGTATGCGTAATCGCCTTGGAAAAAACGGACGATCCTTGAAATCCTGATTCAAGGTTCTAGCCATTTTAGAAATGCTCAGGTGGAGCTCGGCGCAAAGAAAAGGATTGGGAAAAActgatagaaaatattatgcaATTGTTTGTACAAAAAACACAAGTAACTCTTAACCCAAAACACTCATATCTATCagtatattatagtatatcaATAACGATAGAGATGGTCGAAAGTCCCATGCTACGCTACGGAGGGCCGTTATTGTGTGATCCGATATGAATTAGGTACTAACACGCTTAACGTGATCATAAAGCTTGGAAGTATTCAaagtatgaaattaatttttacttccaagatttttaaaataaagttcatacCATTTTCATTAATTGGTGGACCTTATGATCACGGAAACTGAACTGAAgtgtcataaaataattgtcgCTTTAAGCAGCAGCTAATACTTTAATCATATagttaaattatcaatttattgGTAGTTTATCGATTTATTGCAAtgagataaaatttaatagactGAACGAAGGATTTCGTGACGATTTTTTCCTATTAAAGCGTTcctatgtaaaaatatttatttttttctcccCCTACATTTcgatcattatattttattacttccgTAAGTGTTGGTCATATATCTAGCTATCGCTTACGTTACATATAAGAGTTATTATTCTTATCATGTTggtaaatttatgtaaaaaaatcattaaaaagtaatattaaacacatggcctttcgtaaatataaactaaaaactgAAGTATACTTTGTAGTCAGCCTCTAGGggaaaaatttacattaaaattattacaattgtaaTTAGCTTTATACCAAATTACAATTTCtactacatattaaaatactgtTCTTGTTCacaccttttttttatttttaaacagttgACTCTAATTATGATAACCATAGATGAAATCCAATGCCAAACATATTTCAAATGCACATAAGAACAACTCTAaggagttttaaatttgtattgtacTTGATACATCGAGATTCATTACTTATCGCCACCCAAGTATGACTTGTGACCGTGTGCTGTCGGTCTTTTAGGGCTCACTGTTTCTTGAAGGGTTTATGTCGAATtggtttcaaaataattaataaattccaCCAAGTGGTGGTGCATAACAAAAATgcaattataaaatcttttataatattaaattttattttatacgacTCACGCTTGACCGTGTTTAATCGTTCTGggtatttgtatatttcgtATCTGTATTAATCCAGCCGATCTAATTCTTTTAAGATATCATTAAAcccattttcatataaaagagcccctaattttatttagtaacacAATTGGTAACACAACATGAAGATTCTAATTCTTTTGAGCCTCGCCTTGGTCGCAGTGTCTGGTAAGTTATTAGTTATtcctattaaattttaattatacacaacattttaattaacactttcattgaaacaaaaaagttttaacaattagataaattaatatttgtaatgcaTTTCAATCACATATCAAAATTCTATATTCTTATTTGtacaatatgtaaaattacGTTCAAAACAATGCTTTAACAACTTTTGGAAGTAAATTTTAGTGTATTCAGTTAACATTCCCGTAGTAGCTGcactcaaaaacaaaatattggattattcttataatttaaaagaaaatgggCATCAATTGAAGTTGGCTTGACGGTCTCAAAATCAGATTACTTACTTGCACGAGTAGGCTGGTTACTCAATCTTTTGCTTTTGTCTTCGATAATTAACAacaatttactaatattaatattgatgtGCTCATTATATAGATCTAGTAACAAAGTTATTGATGATTAAACGTTTAAATAGAGTTGCCCTAACATtgttatattcttattttggCACCTCAAAAAAACTACATGGCAACACACGCGCTTTCACGCGTCTAGACCGTGATTCAAAAGCTCCAAGGATTCTAGACCAAAACGCGAGACTAACTAGCCAATAACTAGTTCAATATAACTCTGCAGTCATTAAAAAGAGCAAACTTACATCTATTAGTAGGCGTGATTTACCATCATGTAGGATACATAAAATTAGCAACACCAACAATTAAAGTATGACGTACGATATATACTGTATTAATAACGGAgccataaataaatagtttaatttctttacaGCTGTGCAACCGCGATACCAAAGGATCGTGGGTGGCTCGGTGACAACCATTGGCAAATACCCATATGCCGTCGCGATGTTGTATTCGCGATCCGGCAGTGGTACATACACCCAGAGCTGTGGTGGAACCATCATAAACAACCGATCTGTGTTATCCGCTGCCCATTGCTTCTAGTAAGTAGTGGCCATCTTTATTATATGTGGCATTCATAAACCCATCATCATGGTCGGTCCAAGAGTTGCTTATATGTGATTTGTtctagaaatattattaaaataacttttacagcGGAGATACTACTCGGCAATGGCGTATGCGAGTTGGTTCAACTAACAGTAACAGTGGTGGTGTAGTCCACAACACCAACGCAATCATAATGCATCCTCAGTACAATCACAGGACCACTGACAATGACGTGGCAATTGTCCGTTCCAACTCAGCTTTCAACTTCAATGCCAATGTGGCTAGAGGATCTATTGCCAGCTCCAACTACTATCTTCCTGACAACGCACCTGTCTGGGCTATTGGCTGGGGACGGACCGCCGTAAGTTGAATGCAACTAAATCTTTACTAGAAACAGTTCATTCTTTACTTGACTCTACTGAAAAGTAAAGTTTGTTGATCAAATACTATATttgctttaatataaatttattgtatgatTCTCTTATAGTATAAGTTTCATctataaatgtgtatttttagtGGAACGGACCCTCATCAAACCAACTCCGCGAGGTACAAATGTACACAGTGAATCTTCAAACTTGCATCAACCGCTACAGAGAAATCAACAACTTGGTAAACGCTAACATGTTGTGTGTTGGTATCTTGGACGTTGGTGGCCGCGATCAGTGCGGTGGTGACTCTGGTGGTCCCCTCCTCCATAACAACGCCGTTGTTGGTATCTGCTCTTGGGGTCACAGGGAGTGCGCTCACCCAAGATACCCAGGTGTTAATGCACGCGTTTCCCGTTACACAAGTTGGATCCAGTCTAACGCTTAAATTAAGAACTTTTTATATGTCAAAGTAA
Protein-coding sequences here:
- the LOC123707051 gene encoding tubulin beta-1 chain translates to MREIVHIQAGQCGNQIGAKFWEIISDEHGIDPTGAYHGDSDLQLERINVYYNEASGGKYVPRAILVDLEPGTMDSVRSGPFGQIFRPDNFVFGQSGAGNNWAKGHYTEGAELVDSVLDVVRKEAESCDCLQGFQLTHSLGGGTGSGMGTLLISKIREEYPDRIMNTYSVVPSPKVSDTVVEPYNATLSVHQLVENTDETYCIDNEALYDICFRTLKLSTPTYGDLNHLVSLTMSGVTTCLRFPGQLNADLRKLAVNMVPFPRLHFFMPGFAPLTSRGSQQYRALTVPELTQQMFDAKNMMAACDPRHGRYLTVAAIFRGRMSMKEVDEQMLNIQNKNSSYFVEWIPNNVKTAVCDIPPRGLKMAATFIGNSTAIQELFKRISEQFTAMFRRKAFLHWYTGEGMDEMEFTEAESNMNDLVSEYQQYQEATADEDAEFDEEQEQEIEEN
- the LOC123707052 gene encoding trypsin CFT-1-like; amino-acid sequence: MKILILLSLALVAVSAVQPRYQRIVGGSVTTIGKYPYAVAMLYSRSGSGTYTQSCGGTIINNRSVLSAAHCFYGDTTRQWRMRVGSTNSNSGGVVHNTNAIIMHPQYNHRTTDNDVAIVRSNSAFNFNANVARGSIASSNYYLPDNAPVWAIGWGRTAWNGPSSNQLREVQMYTVNLQTCINRYREINNLVNANMLCVGILDVGGRDQCGGDSGGPLLHNNAVVGICSWGHRECAHPRYPGVNARVSRYTSWIQSNA